The following are encoded together in the Anoplopoma fimbria isolate UVic2021 breed Golden Eagle Sablefish chromosome 13, Afim_UVic_2022, whole genome shotgun sequence genome:
- the wu:fa19b12 gene encoding uncharacterized protein wu:fa19b12 — protein sequence MAKRLAEETLLHGSPSKRCYRSLSSVELQLESMAETGGVSPPSLLGLMGSRCRKRPHTFGDPEKQEQEEEEEGAPLSCKPAHCDTRKHAADMTALQTAGSLQGRRGSSTSSKKRPRDDCAGLETAIPKANHEADEDHDTEDCTFNSYQFWRVPLPELDLSLLDDANHSQSKDEPKVKGSYSDAMET from the exons ATGGCGAAGAGACTCGCCGAGGAGACTCTGCTGCACGGCTCTCCCTCCAAAAGATGCTACCGCTCTCTTAGCAGCGTAGAGCTGCAGCTGGAAAGCATGGCCGAGACCGGGGGTGTGAGCCCTCCGTCCCTCCTGGGTCTGATGGGCAGCCGCTGCAGAAAGCGGCCGCACACTTTTGGAGACCCCGagaaacaagaacaagaagaagaagaagaaggagcacCCCTTAGTTGCAAGCCCGCACACTGCGACACAAGGAAGCATGCAGCTGATATGACGGCCCTGCAGACTGCTGGGAGTCTGCAGGGCCGTCGCGGCTCCAGCACGAGCTCCAAGAAGCGACCTCGAGACGACTGCGCGGGGTTAGAGACTGCCATTCCTAAAGCTAATCATGAG GCTGATGAGGACCACGACACTGAGGACTGCACTTTCAACTCCTACCAGTTCTGGAGGGTCCCCTTACCTGAACTGGACCTTTCACTGCTGGACGATGCTAACCATTCCCAAAGTAAAGACGAGCCAAAGGTCAAAGGCTCTTATTCTGATGCCATGGAAACCTGA